CCATCACGTGCTCCGTGAAAGAAGGCTGTATAATATCCTTTTTTCTTCAACTCACTGCCAATGCCTGACAGCTTGTTGAGCGACGCTGGTGTAAGAAAGAAAGGCTCTACAAAACGAGGAATACCAGAAAGGACAGAAGGCAACCCATCAATGCTCTGTTGTCCATTGGCAAAAGAATGTTCGTAAACCAGGCTTTTGGTTATCAGCGAATCCAAAAAAGGAGTATATCCTTTGTAGTTCCCATCTTCCAGATCCTTGTTGAGCGAACCGAAATACTCTTTACCAAAACTCTCCAACACCAGAACCACCACGTTTTTAGCGGAGAATTTTACGCTGTCGGCAGGTTGGTGAAGCGGATTGAACAAGGCTGTCATTTCTTTCTCGTCAGAGAAATAGTGTGGATTGATGAAAGGCTTCTTTCCAATGGTGCGCAGAATGGAGAAAGGCGTATTCAGCACAATTGCCGTTTCCGTGGGACGATCCACGTATTGACTTGCATTACTGATGGTAATGGGCCGCACGTCACGACCAATTCCCCCACGCATTCCAAAGACGGTGAACGGAACAGCTATCCCCAATGCCAGCAGACAGGTCAGGTAATAAGGAGCCAAGCTCCGGCGGGCATCCGGACGGGGAGTACGGTAAAATTTGTATAAGGCATATCCCAATGCAACAGCCACCAGCACCAGATACCAGTTATGGACCAGCTCTCTGCCTATGATACCGCCCAAATTATCTTCATTGGCAAACTGACTGAAAACAGAAGTTGTAGTACGACGATTAGAATAGCGGAAATATACCGTATCCATCAGATTCATCACGATCATCAGCATATTTATTCCGACATATATCCAGCGGACCACAGAATAATAACAAGGTGTCTCCTTATAATGAAGAGGGAATAATGTCAGCAATATAACCAGTGCATTGCCATACAGAATAGCCGAGGTATCAAAAGCCAGCCCTCCGCACAGCATCTCCCACAAATGCCCGGACGTCAAATCCGGGAAATAAGAAAGGTTCACCCACAGAAAAAGAAGCCGGCACAGCATGAAGCAGACATAAACCAGCAACAGATTAAAGCATAAAGCTAAAGGAATGGAAAATAAAGACCTAAACTGTTTCAAATTCATATATTTACTCTTTTATCTTTAAAAATCTGATATTCTTATAATCCTTGACACACATCTCATACGTCAGCTTCAGCCAAATTATGACACAAGGCAACGCCTTCAACGCATAAGGCTGTACAATCTCTTTACGGATGAAAGCCGGAAAAAGATCCGATGGAGACATACTTGTCAGCACAAAGGCGAAAATCATCAACGCCACATCCCATCCCGAACGCTTCCAAGGTACTGACCAGTACCAATATGCAACTCCTACAAAAGCTATGATATAAGTGCTCGACTCGCTACCTGTGCTGAAAAGAACCACAAACATCAGCACAGAAGCCAGCAGTGCATAGCGGAAAGGAGCATACTTATATTGCCCGATACGCAGATAGGGCAGGCCAAAAAGAATCAGACCGCACAATATAATCCAAATGTCCGAATAAGAAGCGCACTGGGAAATCTTACGGATCATACCCAACAAAGAAATATTCTGTCCGCCGGAAAACAAGTTTTCCGCATTTTTAGCCGAAAGGCTCTCCCACCAACCTACGTATTGTGAAATGATGTAGTCCGGACTGCTGATAAACATGGGAACAACAAACATCACTCCTGCCCATAAGAGCAATGACAGAATGAGCTTTGTCTTATGCTTGGAAAAAAAGAAGAATGCCAGCCCCACAATGCCGTAAAGCTTCACAAAAGTACCCAACATGATGAGACAGGCCGCCCAGAAGTCTTTTTCCTTTTCTATGCAATAGAAAGTAGCTATGATGATAGCCGCAATAGCTATATTAAATTGTGACATGAATAGCGCTGTCAGCAATTCGTGCGCACAAAACCAATAAAGGTAAATTCGCTTACGATCTGCAAAAGGCAGTTTGCGGATGGCATAATACAAAGAAAGAGAAAGGGTAACCAGCCAGAACAGCAGCCCGATCCACTCCGGCAACAAAGCGAACGGCGCTATCACCAAACTGAAGAACGGGCCATAATGATTTGTATCCCAATACTCATCATAGACTGCATAAAGCGGTTTCTGCTCTATCGTATGCCAAAATACGTATCTGAAGATAAGGAAGTTATTGTGCTTCGTGATTTTCAGCAAAGCCGCAATCACCGGCAACAGAAGCCATAATCCGAAAAGAGTACGATAATTACTAAAAAAAGGTTTCTGCAGGAAATAGCAGAAGCACCGCAACTGTTTCATAATATCAATTTCATATTGTTCATATTATTATGAGCATGCAAATATAAAGAAGATATTCCGTTCTATGCCAAGTAATACAGATTTCGTTCCACCTTTTTAGCTTTTATTCTTATCTTTGCCACAAAAACAGACAGTCATGAGGATAGGATTCGACGCCAAGCGTGCCGCACAAAACAGAACCGGGCTGGGCAACTACAGCCGTTTTGTCATTGAAAGTCTCATAAAGTATGCTCCCGATGAGCACTACCTGCTATACACACCTAATCCTAAGAAGACATCATGCATCGGAGAGACTCTCCTACAAGACAATACCGAAATCTGCTATCCGCACAAAATCTTCTGGCAAAAATTCCGTTCTCTATGGCGCGTATGGGGCATCACCTCCGATTTAGAGAAGGACGATATTCATTTATTCCACGGTTTAAGCAACGAACTGCCCCTAAACATACGTACGGCCCAAAACATACGTAGCATTGTCACTGTACATGATCTCATTTTCCTGCGTTATCCGGAATATTATCCATATATCGACCGTAAAATATACGCATACAAGTTCCGCAAGGCCTGCCTGAATGCAGACCGAATCATTGCCATCAGCGAGTGTACCAAACGTGATATCATAAACTTCTTCCGCATCCCTGAAGAAAAAATAGACGTGGTGTATCAAGGTTGTGACGACAGCTTCAAGCAAGCGGTATCCCTGGATAAAAGAGAAGTAATAACTCGGAAATATCAACTTCCCGCTAAATATATTCTGTACGTAGGCAGCATTGAGGAACGCAAAAACCTGATGGTGCTGGCACAAGCTCTCCCGTTTCTGACAAAAGATGTACAGATAATAGCAGTGGGCAAGAGAACTCCTTATGCCGGCAAGGTAGAATCCTTCCTCCGACAAGAGGGATTACAACACCGCATGAAACTCATCAGTAATGTCCCGTTTGAGGACTTGCCTGCACTTTATCAGATGGCTTCCACATTCGTCTATCCGTCCAAATTTGAAGGCTTTGGAATTCCTTTGCTGGAAGCCCTCAACAGCGGTACTCCCGCCATCGGAGCCACGGGCTCGTGTCTGGAAGAAGCAGGCGGACCACATACCTTG
Above is a window of Bacteroides helcogenes P 36-108 DNA encoding:
- a CDS encoding LTA synthase family protein; translation: MNLKQFRSLFSIPLALCFNLLLVYVCFMLCRLLFLWVNLSYFPDLTSGHLWEMLCGGLAFDTSAILYGNALVILLTLFPLHYKETPCYYSVVRWIYVGINMLMIVMNLMDTVYFRYSNRRTTTSVFSQFANEDNLGGIIGRELVHNWYLVLVAVALGYALYKFYRTPRPDARRSLAPYYLTCLLALGIAVPFTVFGMRGGIGRDVRPITISNASQYVDRPTETAIVLNTPFSILRTIGKKPFINPHYFSDEKEMTALFNPLHQPADSVKFSAKNVVVLVLESFGKEYFGSLNKDLEDGNYKGYTPFLDSLITKSLVYEHSFANGQQSIDGLPSVLSGIPRFVEPFFLTPASLNKLSGIGSELKKKGYYTAFFHGARDGSMGFQAYARAVGYPDYFGREEYGDDNDFDGNWAIWDEEFLQFFADKLSTFPQPFSVGIFTASSHHPYVIPERYKNVFPEGPLPIHKCILYSDHALKLFFEKSARQPWFKNTLFVLTADHTNQSNHEEYYTDAGRYGVPVIFYTPDGDLQGHVDAIAQQIDIMPTVLGYLGYDKPYVTFGCDLLHTPAEDTYAVNYNNGIYQYMKGDYMLQFDGEKSIAVYAFKTDKLLKRNLIGTVASQGRMELELKAIIQQYMERMNADRMTAD
- a CDS encoding glycosyltransferase family 4 protein, which codes for MRIGFDAKRAAQNRTGLGNYSRFVIESLIKYAPDEHYLLYTPNPKKTSCIGETLLQDNTEICYPHKIFWQKFRSLWRVWGITSDLEKDDIHLFHGLSNELPLNIRTAQNIRSIVTVHDLIFLRYPEYYPYIDRKIYAYKFRKACLNADRIIAISECTKRDIINFFRIPEEKIDVVYQGCDDSFKQAVSLDKREVITRKYQLPAKYILYVGSIEERKNLMVLAQALPFLTKDVQIIAVGKRTPYAGKVESFLRQEGLQHRMKLISNVPFEDLPALYQMASTFVYPSKFEGFGIPLLEALNSGTPAIGATGSCLEEAGGPHTLYVNPSNARELAETITRTLTDSILRERMIAEGKKYALNFEAEKIAKEIIRIYKKVMKQ
- a CDS encoding glycosyltransferase family 87 protein, whose translation is MKQLRCFCYFLQKPFFSNYRTLFGLWLLLPVIAALLKITKHNNFLIFRYVFWHTIEQKPLYAVYDEYWDTNHYGPFFSLVIAPFALLPEWIGLLFWLVTLSLSLYYAIRKLPFADRKRIYLYWFCAHELLTALFMSQFNIAIAAIIIATFYCIEKEKDFWAACLIMLGTFVKLYGIVGLAFFFFSKHKTKLILSLLLWAGVMFVVPMFISSPDYIISQYVGWWESLSAKNAENLFSGGQNISLLGMIRKISQCASYSDIWIILCGLILFGLPYLRIGQYKYAPFRYALLASVLMFVVLFSTGSESSTYIIAFVGVAYWYWSVPWKRSGWDVALMIFAFVLTSMSPSDLFPAFIRKEIVQPYALKALPCVIIWLKLTYEMCVKDYKNIRFLKIKE